From the genome of Lysinibacter sp. HNR:
TGAGAGATATTCTGCAACCTGATCGCTAGGGACGTGATCTTCAATCTGTGCTTGTTGGGGAGGGACTGCATCCGCGCCTCAGCCGGCCGAGGGGCAGGTGCTGCCGGTGCCTATTACAAGGGGGTATCTACTCGCTCTTCGCGCATAGCGTTGGCGTGCTCGTCGCGGTGGAGCCTGCTGCTGTTCACGTGCGCGCGTGCAAGGCTCTCTGCGCCCGCAACGTCGTTTTGGGCAACCGCGTCAAAGAGAGCTTGGTGTTCCTCGCTCACACTCAGAAGATCATCGTGTTGACCGTATAGCCACCGCATACGGCTACGAATTGACTCGGCGATTTTACTGAGTAGTTCGTTTCCCGCGATTTCGGTGGCAGCCTCGTGAAAATCGGCGGCTGCCCGACGTGACATGACGGTGTTAGAGGCCCTTGCTCCCGCTTTTTCTGTCTCGAGGATGGATCTTAACCGTTCCCGGCCATTGTCGTCACAGCGCTGTGCGGCCAGCCGAAACACCAACACTTCTAGGGCGGAACGTACCTCGTCAAGGTCAGCCACATCTTGGGGTGTGAACTCTCGCACCACCGCCCAGGTGCGAGGCCGGAGGGTTACCAGCCCCTCTGTCTCGAGGATCTTGAGCGCGTCACGGACGGGTACCCGGCTGACACCAAACTCGTCGGCAAGATCACGCTCGACAAGCTTGCTCCCGGGAAGGCGTAGGCCGTCGAGGATGTCGTTGCGTAACCACTCTGCCACGCGGGAGGACTCGGGTGTGTGTTCTTCTGTGACTGTCACTGCCTCATTCTCTCACACGGTCATTATGAGATTTTGTGGGGGTGTCTATGGGGGTGGGGGAAGAAGATTATGGGGTAGGGGAGCGAGGAGGCGTTTCAGAATAGTGATCACTACGAGTCCGAAACGCTTCCTCGCTTCGCGTTCATTGCAAAACTAAGACTTTTTGTTGTCTACAAAAACGATACCCTCCTTGAGGGTGCCCACAATTTCGGTTCCGATTTTGCGAGCCAGGAGATCATCGAGACGGTCAAGGGGGCCGATGAGGGTGCGTCCTCCGGCACGAGCTACTCGGATTGCTGCGTCCACCTTGGGTTTCATTGAACCTTCGGCAAAGGAGAGCTGCGAGATCGCGTCTGCCGATGCGGTGAGGATATCGCGCTGCTCGGGGGTTCCCCAGTTCTCGCTGACGTAGTCACCGTCGGTGAGCATGATGAGGGTGTCTGCCCCAACCTCCGCGGCGAGCGCGGCGCTGGCCAGATCCTTATCAACAACCGCCTGCATACCGATGTGGCGCCCGTTTGCCCCGGCACGTACCGGAACGCCGCCGCCGCCAACGCACACAACCAAGCTGCCGCCCTCGAGTAGCCGACGGATGAGCGGTGCCTGAACTATTGACTGGGGGTCCGGTGAGGGTACAACGCGGCGAAAGGCGTTGCCGTCCTTTGCGATGGTCCAGCGGTAGGCGGCAGCTGCTTCTGCAGCATCGTCTGCCGTGTACTGGGGGCCGATTAGCTTGGTGGGGTGATCAAACGCGGGGTCGTCCTCATCTACCAGGGTGGTGGTAATGACACCCGCAACTTCGCGTTCTCCTAGGAGGGCGTTGGAGAGTTCCTGCTGTACAACGTAGCCAATCATGCCCTGTGTCTCTGCCCCGAGAATATCGAGGGGATAGGCCGCGACATCCTGGTAGGCCAGATTTTGTAGTGCGAGAAGACCCACCTGGGGGCCGTTGCCGTGTGTGATCACCATCTCGCTCTGGCTGGCCAGGCTTGCCAGAGCCTCACAGGCTGAGCGCACGTTGGCGCGAAGGTGCTCGGCAGTCATGGGTTCTCCCCGTCGGGCAAGGGCGTTGCCCCCTAGTGCCACTACAACTCGCATGGATATCCTCCTTGTGGATTGTTGGAAGGCGCGTGGTCTCAAAGTATTGAGCCTGCGTTTGTGGTGCAGGTTCCTCCACGCGCTCCAAAATGGTAAATCACGTTAGTCAAAATGGTATACCATGTTTAGTGAGGGATGGTATACCGCCTGAGTGGCGGGGATTCTCCGAGAGAAAAAGGAAGTGGCTGCTGTGGGAGCATGCACCCTGATTGACGCGGTTTCAATTGATGCCGTAACAGCGATCAGGCTTTCCCATTTTGTGCAGAACCTCCCTCGGGAAAAGCGACTCGGAGCGGTGCACTCGGTTTACGAGCGTGTTGTAAATCTACTCGACCCGCAGGGCAACCTTCTTGCTCTCGCCTCTGCGGTACTTGATGATGCACCTCGAACTATCCGTATAGCCACCGCGGACTGGAATAAATTTTCGCCCGATGTGGGGGAACCCGTTGTCTTTGAGGCTGATGCTCTGGGCGTTGGGATCGAACGTTCGACCAGAATTGTGATGATACAGAAGGCTCAGCGGTGGGAACCCCGGACCGTAAGCCTCGGGAAGACCTCTCCTGAAACGCTCGACGCCATTGTGACGGTTATCGACTTAGTTCTTAAGGTTCCCGCGGAACGTTCCCGTTTTGAAGAGGCCAGTGCTGCTCTCCTCTCCCAGGGAATAAAAAAACTTGAGGCGGCAATTATGGGGGGAGCAGGGGAGGATCAGACCACCTCTGCGGTACGGCAGCTCTTGGGCCTGGGTGCAGGGCTCACCCCGGCGGGGGACGACGTTCTGACGGGACTTGTGCTCGTAGCTGCCCAACCTGGCACCGACCTGGCGTTTGCAAAACCGGTTATTGCGCGGGCGCTACGGGATGCGGCGGATCGAACCACAGCGCTCAGCGCTGCCACCCTGGAGGAGGCCGTGCTCGGGCGTTCGCGTCAACGTCTGCACGACCTGCTTAATCTATTCGCTCTGGCTGATAGATCACTGTCTGGCGACCCGGGTGCGGAGCCTGACTCTGAGGCGTATCGTGCCCGCCTTGAGGCGGCGCTGATTCGCGTACGGGACATCGGACACAGCTCCGGATTCGACCTGCTCGCCGGTATCCGTCTCGGGCTACGCCTCGAGGTGCAACTGCGTCAGCGTAGCAGTACTAGCGTGTCAGCCGCACACGATTTTAGGGGTCATAAAACCCCGGATGAATCGCAATCCGGTTCATAAATTCGAGGGAAAAGAAAGGAAATTGATGAATCAGATACGACCGATCGATGAGAAATATCTTGCAGCAGCGGCAGCCGGTGATTCCGCGGGAGTGCGCAGCGCGCTCGACGCAGGGGCAAATAAAAATGTGATCAATCGGGAGGAGTCAAGCGCCATACTGCTTGCCGCCCGTGGTGGCCATCACGATACCGTTCGGGTCCTGATTGATGCCGGTGTTGATATTAACGCCCAGGACCAAACCAGCTCAAACCCCTTTCTTTACGGGTGCATCAACAACGACTTTGAACTCGTAAAGATAATGGTCGAGGCCGGAGCTGACCTGAAGCGACTCACTCGCTTTGGCGGCAATGGTCTCACCCCCGCTGCCGAAAAGGGACACATTGACATTGTGCGTTACCTCTTGGAAAACACGGATATCAACGTCAATCTCACCAACACCCTGGGGTGGACCGCGCTGATCGAGGCGATCATCCTCGGCGATGGCGGGCCGGTGCGTCAGCAGACCATTGAGCTACTCCTCCAGCACGGAGCCAAACCAGAGATGACCGACGAGTGGGGCGTTTCCCCCCTTGAACTTGCCCGCAAGCGAGGATTCGACGAGATCGTGACCATCATCGAAAATCACCTATAAACCTCAGTTTTTAGCTGTTTCCCGAAAGGATACCAATGACCAGGCACATTGACATCAGAAAAAACACCTACCTCGACTCAGTCTCGCTCATGTCCATGAGCACAAAGGCTAATGCGATTGAGGGGGTAACCCAGGCCTTCCTCGCGATGGCAACACCAATGAACAAGGAGGTGCTCACCAACCTCGACATTGTTGACCCGGCGATCGAGGCGGCTAAACCCAGCGACCTCATGATTATTGTTGACGTGGCCGACGACGCCTTGGAAAACGCGATTGACGAGGTAGAGGATATCCTCGCGCGTAAAAACAGTGGCGGCTCGGACACAACAGAGATTCGCTACCGCACCCTCGACTCCGCTCTTGAGGAGGTGCCCGAGGCAAACTTGGTGCTCATCTCGGTAAACGGAGCCTTTGCCGCCCGAGAGGCGCGCAAGGCGCTTCACGCGGATAAACATGTGATGATCTTCTCGGACAACGTCTCGCTCGAAGACGAAATCGAGCTCAAGCAGCTCGCACACGATAAGGGCCTGCTCATGATGGGACCCGACTGTGGCACCGCGATCATCAACGGCACCGGAATCGCCTTTGCCAACGCAGTACGTCGCGGGTCAATCGGTGTTGTGGGGGCTTCGGGAACCGGCAGCCAGGAGGTCTCGGTGCGGGTGCACGACTTCGGCGGCGGAATCTCCCAGCTCATCGGGACCGGTGGCCGGGATCTCTCGGCCGAGGTTGGCGGGATTATGATGATTGACGGTATCAAGGCGCTTGACGCCGATCCCGATACCTCGGTTATCGTGATCGTTTCCAAGCCCCCGGCCGAGGAAGTAGCGGATCGTGTGCTTGCGGTTGCGGGTGCGGCCTCGAAGCCGGTTATCGTGGCTTTTCTTGGATCGAGTCGCACCGAGTCGGGATACGACAACGTCAAGCTTGTCTCGGGTACAAAGCCCGCGGCGCTCGCCGCGGTTCTTGCAACGGGAGTTGAGGAGTCCACCCTTGACCTGCATCCGCTGAACCTGCCGCTTATCGAGGAGGTTCGTGCCAAGCTTGCTCCCGGGCAAAAATATGTGCGTGGTCTCTTCTGCGGTGGAACGCTGTGTGACGAGTCGATGTTTGCCGCACTAGACAAGTTTGATGATGTCTATTCAAACATTCAGAAAGATCCCTCCCGTGTTTTGAGCTCCACCGACCCGTCGAAGGCTCACACCTTCCTCGACATGGGTGATGATGACTTCACTAATGGACGTCCCCACCCGATGATCGATCCCTCGTTGCGTATGCAGCGTCTGGTGCAGGAAGCAGATGATCCCGAAGTTGGCGTTATCGCCATGGACTTTATCGTTGGATTTGGTTCACACGAAGATCCTGTGGGCGTAACCCTCCCGGCCATTCGCGAGGCAAAGGCAAAGGCCGAGGCCCGCGGACAGCACCTAGAAATCCTCGGGTATGTGCTCGGCACCGATCTCGACACTCCCGCCGTGGGGGCGCAGATTGCGGCGCTTGAGTCCGCCGGTGTAACAATCGCGTCCTCCTCCACAAACCTTGGCCTCCTGGCCCGTGAATTTGTTATGAAAGGTGACAACTAATGAGCATCAACGACCTATTTGCCGCGAGCCTGAAGCCGGTAAACCTCGGACTTGATATGTTTGCTGACGACCTGGCCGAGCAAAACGCGGCCCCCGTCCGCATGGATTGGACC
Proteins encoded in this window:
- a CDS encoding GntR family transcriptional regulator, coding for MTVTEEHTPESSRVAEWLRNDILDGLRLPGSKLVERDLADEFGVSRVPVRDALKILETEGLVTLRPRTWAVVREFTPQDVADLDEVRSALEVLVFRLAAQRCDDNGRERLRSILETEKAGARASNTVMSRRAAADFHEAATEIAGNELLSKIAESIRSRMRWLYGQHDDLLSVSEEHQALFDAVAQNDVAGAESLARAHVNSSRLHRDEHANAMREERVDTPL
- a CDS encoding carbamate kinase yields the protein MRVVVALGGNALARRGEPMTAEHLRANVRSACEALASLASQSEMVITHGNGPQVGLLALQNLAYQDVAAYPLDILGAETQGMIGYVVQQELSNALLGEREVAGVITTTLVDEDDPAFDHPTKLIGPQYTADDAAEAAAAYRWTIAKDGNAFRRVVPSPDPQSIVQAPLIRRLLEGGSLVVCVGGGGVPVRAGANGRHIGMQAVVDKDLASAALAAEVGADTLIMLTDGDYVSENWGTPEQRDILTASADAISQLSFAEGSMKPKVDAAIRVARAGGRTLIGPLDRLDDLLARKIGTEIVGTLKEGIVFVDNKKS
- a CDS encoding DUF2877 domain-containing protein, translating into MAAVGACTLIDAVSIDAVTAIRLSHFVQNLPREKRLGAVHSVYERVVNLLDPQGNLLALASAVLDDAPRTIRIATADWNKFSPDVGEPVVFEADALGVGIERSTRIVMIQKAQRWEPRTVSLGKTSPETLDAIVTVIDLVLKVPAERSRFEEASAALLSQGIKKLEAAIMGGAGEDQTTSAVRQLLGLGAGLTPAGDDVLTGLVLVAAQPGTDLAFAKPVIARALRDAADRTTALSAATLEEAVLGRSRQRLHDLLNLFALADRSLSGDPGAEPDSEAYRARLEAALIRVRDIGHSSGFDLLAGIRLGLRLEVQLRQRSSTSVSAAHDFRGHKTPDESQSGS
- a CDS encoding ankyrin repeat domain-containing protein, with amino-acid sequence MNQIRPIDEKYLAAAAAGDSAGVRSALDAGANKNVINREESSAILLAARGGHHDTVRVLIDAGVDINAQDQTSSNPFLYGCINNDFELVKIMVEAGADLKRLTRFGGNGLTPAAEKGHIDIVRYLLENTDINVNLTNTLGWTALIEAIILGDGGPVRQQTIELLLQHGAKPEMTDEWGVSPLELARKRGFDEIVTIIENHL
- the fdrA gene encoding acyl-CoA synthetase FdrA, which translates into the protein MTRHIDIRKNTYLDSVSLMSMSTKANAIEGVTQAFLAMATPMNKEVLTNLDIVDPAIEAAKPSDLMIIVDVADDALENAIDEVEDILARKNSGGSDTTEIRYRTLDSALEEVPEANLVLISVNGAFAAREARKALHADKHVMIFSDNVSLEDEIELKQLAHDKGLLMMGPDCGTAIINGTGIAFANAVRRGSIGVVGASGTGSQEVSVRVHDFGGGISQLIGTGGRDLSAEVGGIMMIDGIKALDADPDTSVIVIVSKPPAEEVADRVLAVAGAASKPVIVAFLGSSRTESGYDNVKLVSGTKPAALAAVLATGVEESTLDLHPLNLPLIEEVRAKLAPGQKYVRGLFCGGTLCDESMFAALDKFDDVYSNIQKDPSRVLSSTDPSKAHTFLDMGDDDFTNGRPHPMIDPSLRMQRLVQEADDPEVGVIAMDFIVGFGSHEDPVGVTLPAIREAKAKAEARGQHLEILGYVLGTDLDTPAVGAQIAALESAGVTIASSSTNLGLLAREFVMKGDN